From a region of the Paenibacillus sp. R14(2021) genome:
- a CDS encoding spore germination protein, whose protein sequence is MIRIDMSVGKISFFQVCMIFMLMNGLLSHVILNPMLLDAAGRDAWISVLLAGLLLLPWCALLVLFMKRSGQQKLQPWLASKTNIVVSWIIVLPICLQLYLIGLSTVEQSSVWTNIDYLPGTPKFVIILVLCLASHFFASSGLRMIAISAGILLPIVIALGFFVALSNMPQKDMTLLKPVLEHGWQPVFHGMLYAGGGFIELMMFVAVQHRMKPGTRVWKIIVFAVIMVYITIGPIFGAISEFGIAEAAKQSDPPYEQWRLIKLGSNIEHVDFLSVFQWLTGAMIRIGFAQFLLGELLPFSRARQRSWYNLIITVSYIGIAIIPIERYTIYLWIYRFYIPTSFTVALFVSLVCISISLFSRKFKEETA, encoded by the coding sequence GTGATCCGCATAGATATGTCAGTTGGCAAAATCAGTTTTTTTCAAGTCTGCATGATTTTCATGCTTATGAACGGGCTGTTGAGCCATGTTATCCTCAATCCCATGCTCCTCGATGCAGCGGGAAGAGATGCATGGATTTCGGTTTTGTTGGCGGGACTCTTATTGCTTCCTTGGTGTGCGCTGCTTGTCCTGTTCATGAAGCGGTCCGGTCAGCAGAAGCTGCAGCCGTGGCTGGCAAGCAAGACGAATATCGTTGTCTCTTGGATCATTGTCCTGCCGATTTGTTTGCAGCTCTATCTGATTGGACTGTCGACCGTCGAGCAATCCTCCGTCTGGACCAATATTGACTACTTGCCCGGAACACCTAAGTTTGTCATCATCTTGGTTCTTTGCCTGGCCAGTCATTTCTTCGCTTCGTCCGGCTTACGGATGATCGCGATCAGCGCGGGTATTCTGCTTCCCATTGTGATCGCTCTCGGTTTTTTTGTTGCTTTGTCGAATATGCCGCAGAAAGATATGACGCTCTTAAAGCCGGTGCTGGAGCATGGTTGGCAGCCGGTCTTCCACGGCATGCTGTATGCTGGAGGCGGTTTTATCGAGCTGATGATGTTCGTGGCTGTTCAACATCGTATGAAGCCGGGAACTCGAGTCTGGAAAATCATTGTTTTTGCAGTGATTATGGTCTACATCACGATTGGACCGATATTTGGAGCAATATCCGAATTCGGTATCGCCGAAGCGGCTAAACAGTCCGATCCGCCTTATGAGCAATGGCGGTTGATCAAGCTGGGCAGCAATATCGAGCATGTCGATTTTTTATCCGTATTTCAGTGGCTGACCGGTGCAATGATTCGAATCGGCTTCGCGCAATTTCTATTGGGGGAACTTCTGCCGTTTAGTCGCGCGAGGCAGCGCAGCTGGTATAACCTAATCATTACGGTCAGTTATATAGGGATAGCCATAATTCCCATAGAGAGATATACGATTTATTTATGGATATACCGGTTTTACATCCCGACCTCCTTCACGGTAGCGTTATTCGTATCTCTCGTTTGCATCTCGATCTCGCTATTTTCCAGGAAGTTCAAGGAGGAAACAGCATGA
- a CDS encoding SDR family NAD(P)-dependent oxidoreductase, with translation MYKGKVVIITGGGGGIGLAAARQFAAKGANVLITGRRLEALEEAAAGHPNIKPFVADASDPEAANLTVAAALAHWGRIDVIVNNAGGGVLQPLEQANAKAMHDIFAVNVVGPSLLAAAAIPHLEKTKGAIVNISSTYGSKAAAGLSLYGSSKAAIEHLTRCWALEFAPKGIRVNAIASGPVESAFLKDRMGLSNEQIEAVKEQERQMIPLGRRGEPDDVATWILNVADPEVSWITGQIIAVDGGLVIS, from the coding sequence ATGTATAAAGGTAAAGTGGTTATCATCACAGGCGGGGGCGGAGGTATCGGCCTTGCAGCCGCGCGGCAATTTGCTGCGAAAGGAGCCAACGTTCTAATTACAGGACGCCGATTAGAAGCACTGGAAGAAGCCGCTGCCGGCCATCCGAATATCAAACCATTCGTAGCCGATGCCAGCGATCCAGAAGCAGCAAATCTCACTGTAGCGGCAGCGCTTGCGCATTGGGGGCGCATCGACGTCATCGTCAATAATGCTGGCGGAGGCGTTCTTCAGCCGCTTGAACAAGCGAATGCAAAGGCAATGCACGATATCTTTGCCGTGAATGTCGTTGGACCGTCGCTGCTTGCCGCTGCCGCAATTCCGCATCTTGAGAAAACCAAAGGCGCAATCGTCAATATTTCCAGTACGTATGGCAGTAAAGCAGCCGCGGGCTTGTCTCTCTATGGCTCAAGTAAAGCAGCAATCGAGCATCTGACGCGCTGTTGGGCCTTAGAATTCGCTCCCAAGGGGATTCGTGTGAACGCTATCGCGTCCGGTCCTGTGGAGTCGGCATTCCTTAAGGATCGAATGGGTCTTTCAAACGAGCAAATCGAAGCGGTTAAAGAACAAGAACGTCAAATGATCCCACTTGGCCGCCGCGGCGAACCTGACGATGTTGCGACTTGGATCTTGAACGTAGCGGATCCGGAAGTTAGCTGGATTACCGGACAAATTATCGCCGTCGACGGAGGCCTTGTTATCTCTTAA
- the glpX gene encoding class II fructose-bisphosphatase: protein MERELALELVRVTEKAALESAPWIGRGDKNSADEAATSAMRAMFDSVSIKGTVVIGEGEMDEAPMLYIGEKLGNQQGLEVDVAVDPLEGTTLVSSGLNNALSVIAIAKKGNLLHAPDMYMEKLAVGPALAGKLNVLDPVEVTLAKAAEVLQKQVSELTVMLLERERHQTLIQTLRKLGVRIKLLSDGDVAGAIAPAMSETDIDIYLGSGGAPEGVLAAAALKCLGGEFQGRLLPENPAQYDRCVAMGLADPNKVLSMEDLVGDDDVIFAATGVTNSEFLGGVKYLPNQQAETHSVVMRAQTRTIRFIKSIHYLPIKHQKTSA, encoded by the coding sequence ATGGAACGTGAGTTAGCCCTTGAGCTTGTGCGCGTAACAGAGAAGGCTGCATTGGAATCAGCGCCTTGGATTGGCAGAGGAGATAAGAACAGCGCGGACGAAGCCGCTACTTCAGCGATGCGGGCGATGTTTGACTCCGTATCCATTAAAGGAACAGTCGTCATCGGCGAGGGAGAGATGGATGAGGCGCCGATGCTTTATATCGGCGAGAAGCTGGGCAACCAACAGGGTCTCGAGGTAGACGTAGCCGTTGATCCCTTGGAAGGGACTACGCTTGTATCCAGCGGCTTGAACAATGCCTTGTCCGTCATCGCGATCGCGAAGAAAGGCAATTTGCTCCATGCTCCGGATATGTACATGGAGAAGCTTGCCGTCGGTCCAGCCTTAGCAGGGAAGCTGAACGTCCTTGATCCCGTCGAGGTTACGCTGGCCAAAGCCGCCGAAGTCCTGCAGAAGCAGGTTTCGGAGTTAACCGTCATGCTGCTCGAACGAGAACGTCATCAAACATTGATCCAAACGCTGCGTAAGCTCGGCGTGCGCATCAAGCTTTTGTCGGACGGCGATGTCGCTGGCGCTATTGCACCAGCGATGTCGGAGACGGATATAGATATCTATCTGGGCTCAGGAGGTGCGCCAGAAGGCGTATTGGCCGCAGCAGCCTTGAAATGCTTAGGCGGTGAATTCCAGGGCCGTCTGCTGCCTGAGAATCCAGCCCAGTATGATCGATGCGTCGCGATGGGACTTGCTGACCCGAATAAAGTATTATCCATGGAAGATTTGGTTGGTGATGATGATGTCATCTTCGCAGCAACAGGAGTAACGAACAGCGAGTTTCTCGGCGGCGTCAAATATTTGCCGAACCAACAAGCGGAGACCCATTCCGTGGTCATGCGCGCGCAAACAAGAACAATTCGTTTCATTAAATCGATTCATTATTTGCCGATCAAGCATCAGAAAACAAGCGCATAA
- a CDS encoding cupin domain-containing protein, whose translation MNKISILAAAIVLAAGVTYALQRVSAQQEIKRTALLRHDLTIDGREVLQDRVDFGPGVISPTHSHPGEEIAYVLEGSIRYELEGRPPVTLNAGQNIFIPAGAVHRATNVGSDNASELATYIVKKGKELLQLHPSNSLP comes from the coding sequence TTGAACAAGATTTCAATCCTTGCAGCAGCAATTGTGTTGGCCGCCGGAGTCACTTATGCGCTTCAGAGAGTATCCGCCCAGCAGGAAATCAAGCGCACCGCTCTCCTGCGGCATGATCTCACGATCGACGGACGGGAGGTTCTCCAGGATCGCGTCGACTTCGGCCCGGGAGTCATCTCCCCCACGCACTCGCATCCAGGAGAGGAGATCGCCTACGTGCTTGAAGGCTCGATTAGGTATGAGCTCGAGGGGCGCCCGCCGGTGACGCTCAATGCCGGCCAGAACATCTTCATCCCAGCGGGTGCGGTCCATCGGGCAACGAACGTCGGCAGCGACAACGCCTCGGAGCTCGCTACGTACATCGTCAAGAAAGGGAAGGAACTGCTCCAGTTGCATCCGTCCAACAGTCTTCCTTAA
- a CDS encoding glutathione peroxidase yields the protein MSIYDYKVRTVKGESKSLHEYEGKVLLIVNTASNCMFTPQYKELQALYAKYKDEGLEILGFPTNQFGSGEKGPNEDIHSYCEINFGVSFPLFEKTEVNGNNAHPLFQHLKQAAPGVLGSKSIKWNFTKFLVDRSGNVRKRFGSAEKPSQMEKEVAGLL from the coding sequence ATGTCCATTTACGATTACAAAGTCAGAACCGTCAAAGGCGAATCCAAATCGCTACACGAATACGAGGGCAAAGTATTGCTGATCGTCAACACGGCGAGTAATTGTATGTTTACGCCTCAATACAAGGAACTTCAGGCGCTTTATGCCAAGTACAAGGACGAAGGCCTTGAAATTCTGGGCTTCCCGACCAACCAATTCGGCAGCGGAGAGAAAGGCCCGAATGAAGACATCCATAGCTATTGCGAAATCAATTTCGGTGTCTCCTTCCCGCTCTTTGAGAAAACCGAAGTGAATGGGAACAACGCCCATCCGTTGTTTCAACACTTGAAACAAGCCGCCCCCGGTGTGCTCGGCTCGAAGTCAATCAAATGGAACTTCACCAAGTTTCTCGTCGACCGCAGCGGAAACGTACGGAAACGGTTCGGCTCTGCCGAGAAGCCTTCGCAGATGGAAAAAGAAGTAGCCGGCCTGCTGTAA
- the abc-f gene encoding ribosomal protection-like ABC-F family protein — translation MSLINVTNLTFAHEGSYDTIFENVSFQLDTDWKLGFTGRNGRGKTTFLNLLLGKYAYGGTISSKVGFDYFPFEVANKADQTLDVIDGILADYEHWELIRELSLLKMPEDVMYRPFDSLSNGEQTKVLLAALFLKEDRFLLIDEPTNHLDMEGRKLVSQYLRSKNGFILVSHDRAFLDRCVDHILSINKTSIEIRKGNFSEWWANKEREDQFELAENEKLRSDIKRLSEAAKRTSGWSHEVEKTKNGTRNSGSKIDKGYVGHKAAKMMKRSKSIEQRQQSAIEDKSKLLQNIESADSLKISQLVYHKHQLTELDHVSIYYGDKHVCGDVNFVIEQGDRIALTGRNGSGKSSIIKLIRGEDISHTGTFRRGSQLKISYVSQDTSFLQGNLTDYARNSGIDESLFKSILRKLDFSRVQFEKDMAAFSGGQKKKVLLAKSLSERVHLHIWDEPLNFIDVISRIQLEELLLEYEPTILFVEHDSEFCKRIATKVIAL, via the coding sequence ATGTCATTAATTAATGTAACGAACCTGACGTTTGCCCATGAAGGCAGCTATGATACCATTTTCGAGAACGTAAGCTTCCAACTGGATACCGACTGGAAACTAGGCTTTACCGGAAGGAACGGAAGAGGCAAGACCACCTTTTTGAATCTGCTGCTTGGGAAATACGCGTACGGCGGAACGATTTCGTCGAAGGTGGGCTTCGATTATTTTCCGTTCGAGGTAGCAAACAAGGCAGATCAAACGCTGGACGTCATCGACGGTATTTTGGCGGATTACGAGCATTGGGAATTGATACGCGAGCTATCGCTGCTGAAGATGCCCGAAGACGTGATGTACCGGCCTTTCGATTCCTTATCGAACGGCGAGCAGACGAAGGTGCTGCTTGCGGCGCTATTCCTGAAGGAAGACCGGTTTCTGTTGATCGACGAGCCGACTAACCATCTCGACATGGAGGGGCGTAAGCTTGTCAGTCAGTATTTGCGGTCGAAGAACGGCTTTATCCTCGTCTCTCATGATCGAGCGTTCCTGGATCGCTGCGTCGACCATATTCTATCCATCAACAAAACTTCGATCGAGATTCGGAAGGGTAATTTCTCCGAGTGGTGGGCGAACAAAGAGCGGGAGGACCAATTCGAGCTGGCCGAGAACGAGAAGCTGCGATCGGACATCAAACGGTTGTCCGAAGCCGCCAAACGCACGAGCGGATGGTCGCACGAGGTCGAGAAAACGAAGAACGGCACGCGAAATTCCGGTTCCAAGATCGATAAAGGCTACGTGGGCCACAAGGCTGCCAAAATGATGAAACGCTCCAAATCCATCGAGCAGCGTCAGCAGTCCGCGATCGAAGACAAGTCGAAGCTGCTTCAAAATATCGAAAGCGCGGACAGCTTGAAAATCTCGCAGCTCGTTTATCATAAGCACCAGCTCACCGAGCTTGACCATGTGTCGATTTATTACGGCGACAAGCACGTATGCGGGGACGTTAATTTTGTAATCGAGCAGGGGGACCGCATCGCGCTCACGGGAAGGAACGGCAGCGGCAAATCCAGCATCATCAAGCTCATCCGCGGCGAGGATATCAGCCATACGGGGACCTTCCGAAGAGGAAGCCAGCTGAAGATTTCGTACGTCTCGCAGGACACGTCGTTTCTGCAAGGAAATCTGACGGATTACGCGAGAAACAGCGGCATTGACGAAAGTCTGTTCAAGTCGATTCTGCGCAAGCTCGATTTCTCCCGCGTCCAATTCGAGAAGGATATGGCCGCGTTCAGCGGCGGTCAGAAGAAGAAGGTGCTCCTTGCCAAAAGCCTCTCCGAGCGCGTCCATTTGCATATTTGGGATGAACCGCTCAATTTCATCGACGTCATCTCCCGCATCCAATTGGAGGAACTGCTGCTCGAATACGAACCGACGATTCTGTTCGTCGAGCACGACAGCGAATTTTGCAAACGAATCGCGACGAAGGTTATTGCGCTCTAA
- a CDS encoding SDR family oxidoreductase, with product MVNHANTLEDKVAFITGGNRGIGLETARELGKLGATVVITSRDAENGEAAAATLRSEGIKAESFQFDVTNANDHQAAYDFLTQRYGKLDILINNAGVQLEVEHLSPMNNTSTLSTEVLRETFDANFFSLVALTQQLLPLIRKSTAGRIVNLSSVLGSLTLHANPEARIYGLKLLAYNASKTAVNAFTIHLAHELRDTSIKVNSAHPGWVRTEIGGKHADLDTSEGSKTSVKLATLSADGPSGKFFFEDNELPW from the coding sequence ATGGTTAACCACGCAAATACGTTAGAAGACAAAGTTGCATTCATTACAGGCGGGAATCGGGGCATCGGCTTGGAGACAGCTCGCGAGCTGGGCAAGCTGGGTGCGACGGTCGTCATCACGTCACGCGACGCGGAGAATGGCGAGGCAGCGGCTGCTACGCTTCGTTCCGAAGGAATTAAAGCGGAAAGCTTCCAATTCGACGTCACGAATGCGAATGATCATCAAGCCGCATACGATTTCTTGACACAGCGTTACGGCAAGCTCGATATTCTGATCAATAATGCCGGCGTGCAGTTAGAAGTCGAGCATCTCTCGCCGATGAACAATACAAGCACCTTGTCGACGGAAGTGCTGCGCGAAACGTTCGATGCCAATTTCTTCAGTCTCGTTGCCTTAACACAGCAGCTGCTGCCGCTTATTCGCAAATCGACTGCGGGCAGAATCGTCAACCTGTCCAGCGTCCTTGGGTCGCTCACGCTGCATGCCAATCCGGAAGCTCGGATCTACGGCCTCAAGCTGCTGGCGTACAATGCATCCAAAACGGCGGTGAATGCATTCACGATTCATCTCGCGCATGAGCTGCGGGACACTTCGATCAAAGTCAATTCGGCGCATCCAGGCTGGGTAAGAACCGAAATCGGCGGCAAACACGCAGATTTGGATACCAGCGAAGGCAGCAAAACAAGCGTAAAGCTTGCAACCCTATCCGCTGACGGTCCGTCCGGGAAGTTCTTCTTCGAGGATAACGAGCTTCCTTGGTAA
- a CDS encoding enoyl-CoA hydratase-related protein produces the protein MAAKTVQWEQQGRIGRIQLSRPDKLNALDVAMLEELNRIVEAVSRDTRGVRAVVIEGEGRAFCAGADLKERRALHNSEQIRAGVAQIKAVFDALARLPQPTIAAMNGLALGGGLELALSCDFRYAVRGAMLGLTEVSLGIIPGAGGTQRLPRLIGAARAKELILTGRRITAEQAYDWGIVSGLADDREQLHAMCLQLANETLANAPLAVYQAKAAINRGAGTDLRTALAIETEEYEALLPTKDRAEALEAFHEKRPPRFSGE, from the coding sequence ATGGCAGCGAAAACGGTGCAATGGGAACAGCAGGGCCGCATCGGACGAATCCAGCTGAGCCGGCCGGACAAATTGAATGCGCTGGATGTAGCGATGCTGGAGGAGCTAAATCGCATCGTCGAAGCCGTCTCACGCGACACGCGAGGCGTCCGCGCCGTCGTGATTGAAGGCGAAGGCAGGGCTTTCTGCGCCGGGGCCGACTTGAAGGAACGCCGGGCGCTGCACAATTCGGAGCAAATCCGCGCTGGCGTCGCGCAAATCAAAGCGGTATTCGACGCGCTGGCACGGCTGCCCCAGCCGACGATTGCCGCCATGAACGGACTCGCGCTCGGCGGGGGCCTTGAACTGGCGCTGTCCTGCGACTTTCGGTATGCCGTTCGCGGTGCGATGCTTGGACTGACGGAGGTAAGCCTTGGCATCATCCCCGGAGCGGGCGGCACGCAGCGGCTGCCTCGTTTAATCGGCGCTGCCCGGGCGAAGGAGCTCATCCTGACCGGCCGGCGTATTACAGCGGAACAGGCCTATGATTGGGGAATTGTGAGCGGCTTGGCAGACGACCGGGAGCAGCTGCATGCGATGTGTTTGCAGCTCGCGAACGAGACACTTGCGAATGCACCGCTGGCTGTCTATCAGGCCAAAGCGGCGATTAACCGGGGAGCAGGCACGGATCTGCGTACGGCGCTCGCCATCGAAACCGAAGAATACGAAGCGCTCCTGCCGACGAAGGACAGAGCGGAGGCGCTGGAGGCCTTCCACGAGAAGCGGCCGCCGCGCTTCAGCGGGGAGTAG
- a CDS encoding acyl-CoA carboxylase subunit beta, whose protein sequence is MENEHQSGNDRLKEVIKEIKAGGAAKYHAKNAEQGKLFVRDRLKLLFDPDFEIEDALFANCMEDGLPADGVVTAIGRIHGRTVCVVANDSTVKAGSWGARTVEKIIRMQETADKLRVPLLYLVDSAGARITDQALMYPGRRGAGRIFYNEVKLSGKVPQICILFGPSAAGGAYIPAFCDIVIMVEGNASMYLGSPRIVEIVTGEKATLEALGGARMHCAVSGCGDVLAKSEEEAIALSRTYLSYFPPSFEENPPNREPRSPADAERPLSEIIPDDQYTPFDMYAFIEGLIDEGSFFEIKHLFARELITGLARLAGNPVGIIANQPRTKGGILFHDSADKAAKFISLCDAFHIPLLFLTDVPGFMVGTAVEQAGIIRHGAKMIAAAAEATVPKISVIVRKAYGAGLYAMAGPAFEPDCCLALPSAQIAVMGPEAAVNAVYANKIAELPEAERAAFVAGKREEYRQAIDLYQLASDMVIDGIVPAYGLRKELIKRFEAYSSKRFVFTERKHPVYPV, encoded by the coding sequence ATGGAGAATGAACATCAATCTGGGAATGACCGGCTGAAAGAGGTAATCAAGGAAATCAAAGCGGGTGGCGCCGCCAAATACCATGCGAAGAACGCCGAGCAGGGAAAGCTCTTCGTCCGCGACCGGCTTAAGCTGCTGTTCGATCCGGACTTCGAGATCGAGGACGCCTTGTTTGCCAATTGCATGGAAGACGGTCTGCCCGCGGACGGCGTCGTAACGGCAATCGGGCGGATTCACGGACGGACGGTCTGCGTCGTTGCCAACGATTCCACTGTCAAGGCCGGCTCCTGGGGAGCGCGAACCGTCGAGAAAATCATCCGCATGCAGGAAACCGCCGACAAGCTGCGGGTGCCCTTGCTCTATCTCGTCGATTCGGCAGGGGCGCGGATTACCGACCAGGCGCTCATGTATCCCGGACGGCGCGGTGCGGGGCGGATTTTCTACAATGAGGTGAAGCTGTCGGGCAAGGTACCTCAAATCTGTATCCTGTTCGGGCCGTCGGCGGCAGGAGGCGCTTATATTCCGGCCTTCTGCGATATCGTCATCATGGTGGAGGGAAATGCATCGATGTACCTCGGCTCTCCGCGCATCGTTGAGATCGTGACGGGCGAGAAGGCGACGCTGGAAGCGCTGGGCGGCGCCAGGATGCACTGCGCCGTATCCGGCTGCGGAGACGTGCTGGCGAAGAGCGAGGAGGAAGCGATTGCGCTGTCGCGGACGTATTTGTCCTACTTCCCGCCCAGCTTCGAGGAGAATCCGCCAAACCGTGAGCCGCGGTCTCCAGCGGATGCCGAGCGTCCGCTAAGCGAGATTATTCCGGATGACCAATATACGCCGTTCGATATGTACGCCTTCATTGAGGGACTCATTGACGAAGGGTCCTTCTTCGAAATCAAGCACCTGTTTGCCCGGGAGCTTATCACGGGGTTGGCGCGGCTCGCGGGCAACCCTGTGGGCATCATCGCCAACCAGCCGCGGACCAAGGGCGGCATTCTATTCCACGATTCCGCCGATAAAGCAGCTAAATTTATCAGCCTTTGCGACGCTTTTCATATTCCGCTGCTCTTCCTCACAGACGTTCCGGGCTTCATGGTCGGCACGGCGGTCGAGCAGGCGGGCATCATACGGCACGGCGCCAAGATGATCGCGGCCGCAGCCGAAGCGACGGTGCCCAAGATTTCCGTCATCGTCCGCAAAGCTTACGGTGCCGGACTCTATGCGATGGCCGGCCCCGCGTTCGAGCCGGACTGCTGCCTTGCGCTGCCATCCGCGCAAATCGCCGTAATGGGGCCGGAAGCTGCGGTCAACGCGGTATACGCGAATAAAATCGCCGAGCTGCCGGAAGCAGAACGGGCCGCATTCGTGGCCGGCAAGCGGGAGGAATACCGCCAAGCGATCGATTTGTATCAGCTCGCTTCGGATATGGTCATCGATGGGATCGTCCCGGCCTACGGCTTGCGCAAGGAATTAATCAAGCGCTTCGAAGCTTATTCGTCGAAGCGATTCGTCTTCACGGAGCGAAAGCATCCCGTGTATCCGGTATGA
- a CDS encoding acyl-CoA dehydrogenase, translated as MNFELTAEQAMIKALIHEFADSEVAPGAVDRDRTGQFPNDVFEKLAKLGLMGLPFPEAYGGGGADTISFAIAVEELSRVCASTGITYSAHVSLGGAPLALFGTEEQKKHYLAPLCRGDYLGAFGLTEPDAGSDAGGTRTAAVLDGDHWIINGSKCFITNASYARRLTLTAITDRSKGTKGISAFIVPTDAPGFTVRRPYEKMGLHASDTTELILEQVSVPKENLLGVEGNGYKQFLAVLDGGRIGIAAMAVGIAQGASDKALRYAKQRKQFGRALASFQAIQFKLADMAMNIEVARNMVYKAAWLKDQGKPFKKEAAIAKLFATEMCMKVCDQSVQIHGGYGYMKEYEVERFMRDAKLLEIGEGTSEIQRMVIAAQIGCHA; from the coding sequence GTGAATTTCGAATTAACGGCAGAGCAGGCGATGATTAAAGCACTGATTCATGAGTTTGCAGACAGCGAGGTTGCACCGGGGGCGGTCGATCGGGACCGCACTGGCCAATTCCCGAACGACGTGTTCGAGAAACTCGCTAAGCTCGGACTCATGGGTCTGCCTTTCCCGGAAGCGTACGGGGGAGGAGGCGCGGATACGATTAGCTTCGCCATCGCGGTGGAAGAGCTTAGCAGGGTATGCGCCTCGACTGGCATTACGTATTCCGCGCATGTCTCGCTGGGAGGGGCGCCGCTCGCGCTCTTCGGAACGGAGGAGCAGAAGAAGCACTATCTGGCTCCGCTCTGCAGAGGCGATTACTTGGGCGCCTTCGGGCTCACCGAACCGGATGCCGGCTCGGATGCGGGAGGAACCCGGACGGCGGCGGTGCTGGACGGCGATCATTGGATTATAAACGGTTCCAAATGCTTCATTACGAATGCAAGCTACGCCAGGAGACTCACGCTGACGGCCATCACAGACCGATCGAAGGGCACGAAGGGCATCAGCGCCTTTATCGTGCCGACAGATGCGCCCGGCTTCACGGTGCGGCGTCCTTACGAGAAGATGGGACTGCATGCTTCCGATACGACAGAGTTGATTCTGGAGCAAGTGAGCGTGCCGAAGGAGAATCTGCTTGGCGTGGAAGGAAACGGTTACAAGCAGTTTTTGGCCGTTCTTGACGGCGGCCGAATCGGAATTGCTGCGATGGCTGTCGGCATTGCCCAGGGCGCAAGCGACAAGGCGCTTCGTTACGCCAAGCAGCGCAAGCAATTCGGACGTGCGCTGGCATCGTTCCAAGCCATTCAATTCAAGCTCGCGGATATGGCGATGAACATCGAAGTGGCCCGCAACATGGTGTATAAGGCCGCGTGGCTGAAGGATCAGGGCAAACCGTTCAAGAAGGAAGCCGCGATTGCCAAGCTGTTCGCCACTGAGATGTGCATGAAGGTCTGCGACCAGTCGGTGCAAATTCACGGCGGTTACGGCTACATGAAGGAGTACGAGGTTGAGCGGTTCATGCGCGATGCGAAGCTGCTCGAAATCGGGGAAGGCACCTCGGAAATCCAGCGGATGGTCATCGCGGCTCAGATCGGCTGTCATGCCTGA